In the Triticum aestivum cultivar Chinese Spring chromosome 2B, IWGSC CS RefSeq v2.1, whole genome shotgun sequence genome, AAACGTTTTGAATAATAGACACCTAAAAGATTACAGTATACAACTGTGCCCGACCTAGAAGATTTTATTTTGTTGAAAGCAACTGCATGAGATATGGGATAGAACTGTCAGAGAAGACGTAATGTGGATGTAAGAAGCTATGGAGTATGGACACCACTATCTTCTCTGAGAACGCATGACTTTCTAaattgtactacctccgtcctggtttattggtccccattgtattctgtgccaaattttgaccaaaaagttgactaacaaaatgttaatgcatgtcaacaaaaattatattgttggattcgtatttgatcatagtttttaatgatataatttttatgacatgcatggaCATTTTGTTagataaatttatggtcaaaatttagcacggaatacaatgaggaccaataaaccaggacggaggtagtaatacTACAATATAAAAAAGAATGGACCCCAAGGATTAGCTTTCTGTTATaatcttttgctttggaagttgaAATAACAGGTGAGGACCCCAAGGCATATCCATTCATCCCATGTCATAGGTACATAATTTATCAACCGCTGCAGTGACTAAGCGTTGGAATATTACCTTATCAGATAGATAATCCTGTGGATTGTATACTTTGCCAGTACTTTCTGCACCTTTTGTCAAATCCCCAAATTCATTTATTGACCATCCATGTTTACCAGGTGATAGACCACTAAAAGTAGCCTCAACTCTAGCCAATTCCATGTTAACTTGGGCTAGACGAACAACACCAAATATAACTGGCCCTTTGAACTCAGCCACGGCAGCAGAAACTAGGAAATCTGCAAATGTTAAGGCAAACAATTAGTTCGCATATAAAGCAGATGTGCAGAACACAAACTAAACATGCCAGCAATCAGACGATTGATCTACAATAGCATTTGCCAATGCAAAAGTTTAATTAATGCTTTGCCAGATAACAGAATGAGTTCAGCAGCGCATGTTGCAGCTTAAAAGCATTTTCAAGATGTATCTAGAATAGCATCACAATAAAAGTGAAGATCTTCAGAATTCTACACATCTGTTAGTTATTTAAGGACCAAAGCTACAAATGGCTACACAGTTGTAGGAATGAAAGCCTAGTATCGAAATTTAAAAAGCACTGATTTCTACACTCCACGACAGAGCATTAGAGATTTTACAGTAATATCTGTGTTAGTAGGCTGATATGAAAGATTTTAGAGGGGAAATCATGCTAATGATAAAGAAATTAACACAAACCATCTGGGTTCCCTTGCCCAATCAGACGTGCATCTCGTCCTGTTTGACGCAGAGCATCCAACATTAGCTTCACTGGGAGAGACCCACGAACTCTAACTACCTGGTTATTGAAATCCACTTCGATGTTCTGTATTCCTGTAGTAAGAGACAGTTTTTAAAACCAACAGGAAATGGTTGAAAGAGAAGGCATGCACATGATCATATACAATAGAGCACTAAGAAATTTGTACCTTCAAGTGTTTGAAGCTTATTTTTCACTGCTGTGACACAGCCCTCACATTTCATGTCCACCATGAATTCGGTCTTCAGCCATACAAAAAGATTAGACTGTTAAATAAGTGTTTGCACTGAGAAATCAAACTGACATCTTGAAGAAATGTGCAGGCCTTGTTACTTTTCCCTTGGTAATGTATAAGGAAGCTTGTTGCTAAAGTGAAAAGTATAGTTTCAGGGAGACCATTTCAATATTAGTTCCAAAACAATAACTTCTGTGGTTTTATCTAGAGTGAGTTTTCAAACAGTGCAACTTATTTCCTGAGTCAACCTCAAACACACGAGTCTTATTAGAACGAAACAACCCCAGTTTTGTGAGAGAGAAAAAAACCATGTGGCAGCAATTTTCTAGACAATGCACCTTATTTCCTGACTTACGAAATGTTCATTTTGTAACAGAACTTACAGTCGCACAATAAAACTTGGCTTGATGAAATTACAGTATGTTATGAAGTCATGACTGCTAAAAACATTGATCTTCAGAAATATGGTGTAGCAGTATAGCACCTCATCTCAAGAAATTCAAAACGGAAACCTTGGGGATCGGGTTCTGTATAGTTCGTATGTCTAGTTCAAGAATCATCATGTCAGCATTTGCTGCATTTTGATAATTAGGTCAAAATTTATGGATTTCAGTATACATCTGACGTCAGATTTTTAGGGGTAAAGATCTGACACCCTCAGGTACTCCACTGCAGCATGGCAATTAGCCAATTACTCGCTGTAGCATGGCAAATTTTCACGCTACATGGCAATTTTCACTTTAGAGTATGGCAAATCTTACACAAACAGCATGGCAAATTTATCTGTTTTCACATGGCAAATCTGGACGTTAGCTGGCAAATGCTAAAAATATGACATCAGAGTTTTAACATTTGCCATTAATTATATCCAATCTTTACAGGTCATGTACAATTAAGAAATATTTGTCCATTTAAAATTCCCTACCACTGTACCCTACAATTAAGGAGCAAGATGTCAACAATGAAACAGAAGTGAACACAACAGTCTTTTGATTAACTAATACAGCAAGCCTCCACCACAAGGAAAACCATTACATTCAACATGCTAAAAGCTATTTTTTGATGCAAACACACTAAAAGCTAAATAATTGCTTGATAGCTGTAATTCCCAATATGGTCATATATAAGCAGCCCAGGAAGAACTGCAAAGCACCAACCAATGACAACAACAGTTTACCCAGGCAATAAAGctttttttttttgaaccgggcataacccctttccattactttGACATAACGGAAATACAAAGTTCCCATACTGAAACTACTAAGGATACTAGAAAGGGGAAAGCGAGTTCAACGCATCCTTGGGAAACCAACTGCAAGCACTCGTCATCGAGCAGCTTACCGTGGGGCGAAATAATTTAGACCTAGAGGCCAGAGCGATGTTCTTTAAACTGAATTGCCTACATCTCAAGCACCAACTGAATCGGTTACGCAATCTCTCAATAACTAGTACGGCCCTCCCAATTACCTTCCTGCCCTAGTAGAATCACAGCCAGACTAATAAGGAAAACAAAATGATGTCCTGAGTTGTTTGGGGAGCTTACCGTGAGCTCCGGAAGCGCGGTGCCCTGCAAAACACGAGGAAGCAGACATAAGACCAAAAGGCAAGACCCTAGGCGAGGCAAGCACATAGGGAAATCGAATAAGGACACGGCCCAACCTTGTCGGGAGCAGAGAGatcggcagtggcggcggcggccatcGGAGGGGCGGCGGTCGGCGCGCGCacgggggaagaggaggccgaggaggCGGCGAAcgcggagagggagggaggcaggggGAAGCGGAGCCTGGAAGAGGGGGagcgagagggggaggaggaggagagggcgaccGCGGCGACGGCTGCTGCTGGCACGGCGGATGCGGCGGTGAAGGCCCGGAGGAAGCCCACCATTTGTGCCTCTGCCTTTTGTACTCTCCAAGTCTTCGCTTCCACAGCTCCGGTTCGGATTGAGAACCTTCTTTCCTTTTGCAAGTTTTTCTGAACTTGACGGCTGTTCCAGTAGAATTCAGAACAGCAGGTTGCGTTCGGTTTTGCTCGCTCCAGGCTCCAGCGGCCTCGGGAAACTTCCCGGGCTGGGCTAGCCTGTCCACTGCTTCAGCATGGCCTGGCTTGAATATGGTTTAGTTGGGCTAGCTTGGGCTTTAAAATCAGTTGGTTTTGTAAGGAAACGATTCCTCCCCAATTTCATTAACGAACAACTAAGATTTGGATGTGTCTCccaaatcactagttaaggagtacttATTACGAAGATCACTTCAActttctcaggttgcgacaagtggcgcgctgcatgtgcgccacttgtcacaacctgggaGTTTCTCTTTTTTACGTAGATCCGCTTATTCAacacgttttatctcttaaatcgtgcgtccaaatctcgaatcgCTTTCGCCGTCGTATTCCTCgagtcgagatcttcaaaactagatcccatgttgataggttttgacgaactttttttcacgaaaaaaaggacgaaaaaaccgaatcgaaagcacgggttttttcctgcctctgacgaaatcacaatcgtgcctctcgcagaagcaaacccgtgactctcgcgaaaggaaaaaaacgtgtttttttcgtttccgaggaggcacggccgtgactctcgcaaaagcctctcacggaagcaaaaccgtgactctagcgaaagaaaaaaaacagaaaacgcgttttttcatttctgaggaggcacggccgtgactctcgcgaccgtgcctctcgtggaagcaaaaccgtgactctcacgaaaaaaacctagaaaacacgtttttttcgtttccgagaggcacaaccatgactctcgcgaaagcacaagcgtgcctctcgcggaagcaaaaccatgactctcgcgaaaggaaaaaaaagtagaaatgcattttttttatttccgagaggcacggccatgactctcgcgaaagcaaaaccgtgcctcttgcggaagcaaaaccgtgactctcgcaaaagaaaaaaaaatgtgtttttgtgcaatttttttttcaaaaactttttTGGTCGAAAACCTAATGAAGGCTGTGGAAAACCGAAAAAAAATCGTTTAAAAATCCGAAAACGTGTgcgtaaaaataaaaaacaaaattcaGAGGGAGTGTCCAGAGCGCGACGCGTGGCGAAtgactgagagcgcgccaagtggagCTGATGGTTGCGAGGCTCccaaaggagcgctcgttaattagttgctcttcTAGATCTCAttcgactgagatttaaccaagtctcaatcaagtgacataacatgcaagagagaaaaagaaaacactGAACAGAAAATTTTACACGGATCCTAATGTAAGATCTCACGATTATAACACCGAGTGTGACTTAGCGAAGTCTCAGCCGACTGATACTTAGCAAGACTGTTAAGAtttctcaaaaataaaataaagaatcaTTAAGAGGTGTACTGGAAGCAACAGGAACTCGCCGGCGTTGGGGATGATGGCCGGGCGTGACGTGAAGCACCAAGGGGCGGCCATGGCGTCTCCTGACAGCGAGGAACAAGAGGGTGAGTGGCTAGGAGAGACAATaaagggaggaggacgaggaaggccGAGAAACCACAGGAGGAGGAGAAGGGCGGCGGGGCTTATCTCGtggtcgccgactcgccggagaCGCGGGAACTGCTGCTTCTTGCGCGGGTGCCCGTGGCAGGGGCTTGAGGGCGCGCATGGTCGGGCTCGAGGAGGTGCTCGAAGCAGGGGATCCAGGGGCGCGGATCCCGTTGGAGCTTGAGGGCAAGGGCGCCGCAAGGCAGCTGATTTGGTTGGgcggatcgggagggatcccgatgaGGATGTGGCTGGCTGCCTACGGGTGGAATTTGGGCGGCGACGAGTGGTTGGTCCGGTTGGAAATTTGAGGGAGGATTTGGATCGGGGAAGAACCCGAGGTGGGAGGAGACAAGAGGAGTGGCGGCAgcagctaggaggatccctagaaattggGGATTTGGTCTCAGGTTAGACAAATATATATAGTGAGTGGGTTAGGTTAGGTTAGGGATTATCTctaccctccgatcgtaatcggacggtcgaaGATAAATGGCTTAGGGGAGTCCAACAAATAAACGCAGATGTTTttcggatgtttggggatgatacgaatccaacggtgatgactgagcgggtcgggttcagaagatggtttcggacgcgcgcgaggggtctaTGCGCTGTGCAGAGAAATAAGCCGATCATGTGCAAGGGGGtggttggtctcagaacggtcaaAGGAGGCAAGGGGAACGCGGTAACTACGAACGGGTGCGAGTTTTAAGAAAACAATGCTGATGCAATgccatgatgctatgagatgaaatgcctgacatgaacaaaatgcaaaacagaagacaaaaacccaaccatgaaggagaTATCATaacgcatctccggaaaaggcaagagttggagttgtagttatggaaagttacatccggggtgttacagggctcaacacatgagtaggtggttctctctcagaaaatgagtagtggaagtgtaggcacgttctgatggttctctcatgaatggagaagggggtggagggtatatatagcctccacacaaaatctagtcgttacacacaatttaccaaactcggtgggaccgaatagtgaaactcggtcagaccgatctggttcaaaatgtgaatgttatagctttcgatgggaccgacaaggtcaactcgatgggaccgatgtgctagggttagggcaaaacctcatctcgatgagaccgattgcatgaactcggcgagaccgatttcaataataaaaaaatagagacttggtcaagcaaactcggtgggacctactACATATCTCGATGAGACtgaaataattgcaataggcaacagagagtttgcagggccatctcggtgagaccgagaacccatcggtgagaccgaactgattagggtttttggcagtggctatgtcaatgaactcggtggctccggatgaatcaaattggtggggccgagtttgactttaggttttggacatatgtggaaatgagaaagtgatttagggctttggagcatatcactaagcactttgagcaagcaagccattaagcaacacctcattcacttttaatagtattggcttttcctatggactcaatgtgatcttggatcactaaaatgaaaagaaGAGTCTttagcttttgccaatgtttgtccttagcatctagaaggggttccacatcctcttgtcctgccactccaatgttgaactcatctgaaatatactagataaaagtattagtccaacaagagatatgttgacattaattaccaaaatcacacatgtatcacttgtgctttcaatctccccctttttggtaattgatgacaacatacatcaaagctttagataaagatatgaagagtaacaagtaaagctttggaaagacatgtaacatgcattagctccccctacatgtatgtaaTCATGTGAAGATAGATTATGAAAGCATGTGgatgcataagcatgtcagagcaagcaatgagttacatgtatctttttttatatgcatcagagaaaatgaTGTGAAATGCAaaaatgtaccttcatgttcatgagtccttcttgcaaacaatatgtacatcagcaagagatcatcatgcacatgagtgtgatgcatatacttaccttgtggtcttgagctgactttggaagagatgaacctgagaaaacagggttagataacacaagaacatctaTTAATCAGAGCAAGAacaggaaaccacaagagtaccaagactgggatgacatgtagtgagtgagtacttagtactctatttggatatagacatgtccccaagtaataaagatatgcaatgaattccaaagattttattccctaaggtatgaactctttctccccctgaatctgatattggataatgggagaagatagggtaatagaaaatcagagcaaagacacAAAGAAACATCTCctgacatgtctttcccctcttaaagacatgtgactctCTCCTCTTTggacaccaagcatctgggaaagCTAAGATGTCTCTCTCTCCCATAGGGTCTCTTTTTCCCACAAggtaagctttgatgtgatctctctccccccctttgacatcaatttccaagaagggatcttctagaGCATGAGTCAaacaggtttggtccttgagtcacacgACAAAGCATCATGTAGATTGTGATgtgggtagaggataagaatcatcgagtggagctggagatGAAATGACAATTGCAATGGCAAAATGTTTTCTCAGTAGTGAAATCGGTAACGCCGATTCTTTTACATCAATGACACCGAGTTGGTTCGGTCTAGCCGATAGGCAAAGATCAGTGaggccgagttcaacacagaggaaattttttgtcatctcagctcactaggaaaataagatctcacaaagatttgcaaggaattatctaaagaatttgcaatgaattagatgcaggAAAGGTAGAAAATAACAGAGAAAATAAAGGAAAtctgatgaagttttttttgaaaggggaaaaaaCATGCAAGAGACGaatgcaagaacacagagaaacactagagaacttcatctagaattggtcggcgacaaagtcacctatgttagagtatattgacttaggagtcaagtgaagtcacttgatcataggtcatactcatcgtttaagctcaaaatgggtttgccatttttcgtttaagcactttgatgtattcacatctttttgag is a window encoding:
- the LOC123046255 gene encoding copper chaperone for superoxide dismutase, chloroplastic; the encoded protein is MVGFLRAFTAASAVPAAAVAAVALSSSSPSRSPSSRLRFPLPPSLSAFAASSASSSPVRAPTAAPPMAAAATADLSAPDKGTALPELTTEFMVDMKCEGCVTAVKNKLQTLEGIQNIEVDFNNQVVRVRGSLPVKLMLDALRQTGRDARLIGQGNPDDFLVSAAVAEFKGPVIFGVVRLAQVNMELARVEATFSGLSPGKHGWSINEFGDLTKGAESTGKVYNPQDYLSDKLLGDLGTLEAGEREAQFSGSKEKLKVVDLIGRSIALYATEDRSDAGLAAAVVARSAGVGENYKKLCTCDGVTIWESS